CGGATTGGGCAATATAGTCGTGTGCAAGATTTACCACGATTAAAATCTGCACTGGCGCATGGACTTCCAGTAGTTCTTGGTTTTCTAGTTACAAATGCCTTTTATCATTCTGATGAGGTAAGAAAAACTGGAATCGTACCTATCTCAGGGACTGATGATGTAATTATAGAAGATGGACAACCAGCAGGACATGCTGTATGTGCTGTTGGGTATGATGATGATAAAAAAGTTGTGATTATTCGAAACAGCTGGGGGACAGAATGGGGAGATGAAGGGTATTGTTATTTTCCATATGAATTATTCCAAAACGGAATTGTACAGGATATGTGGACCGGACGCTAATTTCAGAATAAGGAAGGAGGATAAAAAGATTATTCTAATTCCTCCTCTTTGAATAATCTTTTTTTGTATTGCGTATACTATCTGCAAGCCGATTTTCCTTCGGCTTCACTCTTTCAAAACGGGGCGCTCTCTCTTCCGTGTCGTGCAAGAACGTAGCGGGGGACTTAATCAGTTGCCTGCTGTTTTTGCGAATAAACGTAAAAATTCTTGTCCACAATAACTAAAGAAGATATCTTAAGCTATTTGTAGCAACCTCCAGCAAATGTTTTTTGTACGACCGTTCTTGTAAAAGAGGCGGTCTTATTTACGTATTGCTATAAACACAAAGAAAAACTCTTATAGTATCAGTCATTCCGTTATCGGTACTAGCTGAACAAAAGTTAACACTACGAGCAATTCTCACCGTTCGCACCACGCATTAAAACCGTGCATTTTAATCGGCAGTGAGTCCGAGAGTTCGATGAACCAAATCATGCGCATTATGAGGAAACACACTTTGTATTAAATAAATTTGGAGATGGAATTGCTAGATCATTAACGAAATCTGGAGACCTTTCAGAACCAAAATAATGGGTTGTAAAAGTAGGCTTCCATTTTAGGAGGCTTTTTGTATTTACACTGTAAAATCATGTTATTTGAGTGTTAAATTCGTAATGAATTATGAATTTAAGGTATAATATAATTTGGTGAATGAACGAAATTATATTGATTTATATTATGTCAGTAATGCGAATCAATAATGAACTTTTTGTATTTATTTTGAAAAAGTGTTGAATAAACATTGTATTTCATATTAATATTTTTATGTAGATTTAAACGTGAAAGAGAGTGGAACAGTATGGGCCGTAAATGGAATAATATTAAAGACAAAAAAGCATCAAAAGATGCAAATACAAGCCGTATATATGCGAAATTTGGACGTGAGATTTATGTGGCTGCAAAACAAGGTGAGCCAGATCCAGAATCAAATCAAACGTTGAGAGTCGTATTAGAACGTGCAAAAACATACAATGTACCAAGAACAATCATTGATCGTGCGATTGAAAAAGCAAAAGGTGGTTCTGAAGAAAATTACGACGAGCTTCGTTATGAAGGATTCGGACCAAATGGATCTATGGTAATTGTAGATACACTTACAAATAACGTGAATCGTACTGCAGCGGATGTACGAGCTGCGTTTAGTAAAAATAGTGGTAATATGGGCGTAAATGGATCCGTAGCATATATGTTTGATGCAACTGCTGTTATTGGGCTTGAAGGAAAAACAGCAGATGAAGTGCTTGAAATTTTAATGGAAGCAGATGTAGACGCGCGTGATATTCTAGAAGAAGAGGAAGCGGTTATCGTTTATGCTGAACCTGATCAGTTCCATTCGGTACAAGCAGCGCTTAAGGATGCTGGTATTACTGAATTTACAGTTGCTGAGCTAACAATGCTTGCACAAAATGATTTAACACTTCCAGAAGATGCACAAGTGCAATTTGAAAAAATGATTGATGCATTAGAAGATTTAGAAGATGTTCAACAAGTTTATCACAATGTTGATTTGGGTGAATAATATCTAAAAAAGAGACCTTTTGTTATTTAGAACAAAAGGCCTCTTTTTTTGGATTGTTTGTAGATTAAAAAGGATTCTCGAAATGCTTGTTGGAAATTAAATTATATTGATTTTAAAATAAAACTAATATTCTTTGGAAGCTGGATGATGGAATATACAACCCCTAAGCATATTGTTGCTGTTTCTGCTTACATAAAATATATAACACGCCCACATATGAAGTCGAGAACACTTGATGCCATAAAAGCAAAGAATTTCATTCCATATGAAACATGGAAAATAGATCCTTATGATTTGATAGGGAGATAATAGATTATTTCATCTATTATTAATTTCAAAAGGGCAAGTGATTTGAGATATCATCAAATCAATCGTCCTTTTTTGCTTATATTGTGTAAGTAAAAATGTCTAGTATGATGTTTAATCGGTGAAATTAGGTAAAGTAATAAGATAAAAAGTATACATAGTAAATACATATTGATTATAAGAACGTTCGTTTGGTATTATATCTATATTGTTCCAATTGGACTGTTATATTAATTTTTTAGAAATACTGTAGAAAAAATGTTAGGAGGGAACTAACTAAAACTAAAAATATGCCAGGTGATATAATAGAAGAAGGATGGATATGTGATTTTAAAGCAATTCATCTGAATATATATATCCATTTTGATTTTCCGACATATAAGTCGTGGCTATGAAAACAAAAGAGGATCTCCACTCATTTGCTCCCTTTGTTTTCACGTGGTATGGGGCCAAAAAAGGCACTGACCGATTCTATACATGGCCAGATTCTCTCTTCCATCTAAAAAGAAGGGGGGGGATGTTGTTTTTTAATTTCGATGTATATAGAAGCTTACCATTTTTTCTGCTAGAATATGTATTCTATAACTTACAACATTGTAAGGTAGGTGTAAGAGAAATCGATTGGAGATTGTTTTAAAAAACGGTATTCTTAATGTAAGGATTATATATGGTGTAAGGAAAAGAGGTGTGCATAATGAAAGAACGAGTACTGTCTAGAGTCAACTATCATCAAAAAGTTTCATTCAATCCAATTACAAAGTTTCTTTATAAAGCTATTATTTTATTATTACTACTGAGTTGTACATTATTATTTATCGGAAATGTAATGATTGAAAGAAGTGATATTAGTAAGCTACATGTACCTGCTAAATTAGAGGTACCAGAATCTCTGGCTCACGCATTTATTGCGACAGAAGATAAAAGGTTTTATCACCATAACGGCTTAGACTATATAGCAATTGTCCGAGCTTCTATTGAAAATATAAAAGCTGGTGGTGTTGTACAAGGTGGAAGTACAATTACACAGCAGCTTTCCAAAAATGCTTTTTTATCTAATGAACGTACATTTTCTCGTAAATGGAAGGAAGTTTTTTATACAAAAAAAATTGAGCGAACATTTACTAAAGATGAGATTTTAAAATTATATGTAAGCAATATTTATTACGGAGAAGGTGCATGGGGGATTGAAAAAGCATCCAAGCTATACTTTGGCAAAACGGTAAATCAATTAACATTAAGTGAGAGTGCAATGATGGCTGCTGTTGTGAAAGCTCCTGCTTATTATTCCCCTGCTCAAAATTATGACAAAGCAGTAGAAAGACGAAATGTCGTTTTGAAATTAATGGAACGAGAAGGATATATTAGTCATGATGAATATGTGCAAGCAATTAGTGAAAAATTAGTAATTCGTCATGACATTCCAACTCAGCATTCATTGCAAAAAGTAGCTCGTGAAAAAGCGGTAAGTTAAAAGTGAAGTTCCATAGGGGAACTTCACTTTTTTTTGAATAAGACTGCCAAAGAAGAGACACAATATTGACACATTTGTTGTATTTTTGAAAATTATGTGAGCGTGTTCATTGCATGATGTATAAAAGTATTGATATCATGTGTAATGTGTACAACAATGTATACAGAATATGAATTTAAAGAGGAATGTATATGAAATCATCAAATAAAATCATGGCTCTTGGTATTGTTTTTTCTATTGCAGTGTTAATTGTAATTGGAACAGTTGCGTACAGTATCATAAATGACAAAAAAGATAAAGGGAATGAAATGTTTGCTTATTCCACGCAGCAATCTTTAGGTAAGGAAGATGCACCCGTTAAGGTTGTTGAATTTGGGGATTTTAAATGTCCAGCTTGTCGAACTTGGGATACGACAGTATTACCTCGTTTAAAAGAGGAGTATATTAATAAAGGGAAAGTTCAGTTTTATTTCATTAATTTTCCGTTTATTGGAAAAGATTCTAATTTAGGTGCAGCGGCTGGTGAGGCGATTTATAAACAAGACCCAGAATCTTTCTGGACATTCTATGATGAAATTTATCAAATTCAGAAGAAAGATACTGAAGAATGGATTACAGAAGAACTGCTTCTTAATACAGTGAAGGAAAAACTTCCGAAAGTTAATATAGAACAGTTTAAAAAAGATTTACATAGCAAAGAAACCCAAGACAAAGTACGTAAGGATTCCGATCGTGCACAAAAATTAAAAGTACAAGGTGCTCCTTCAATATATGTAAATGGGAATCTTTCAAATCCTGATTATGATAGTATGAAAAAGGCAATCGATAAAGAATTGAAAAAGTGATGATTATTCATCACTTTTCGACTTTTTTCGATAAAATTCTTGCTTGGGCTTTTATTACATGCTATACTATTTTACATAAGTTATTTCAATATCTTATGTTTTTTCATATTTGCGGGTGTAGTTTAGTGGTAAAACAAGAGCCTTCCAAGCTCTGGTCGAGAGTTCGATTCTCTTCACCCGCTCCAGATATTATTTCATATTCTCATAATAAATTGTGATCAACGCAGTGTTTCGTTTCTAAGATAAACGAGGCATTGCGTTTTTTAATGTTTGGAAATGAAGATTTTATGCGAAAATAGAATTAAGGACTATGATTACGAAGTGGATTGCTAACCATCAGTAGGTGATTACTTGTTTGATGAGGATATGTATTCATCGTAGAAGGAGGCAAAGCATGAATTTTGAGCAATTAAAGCAAGATGTTATAGCATATAGTAAAACAATTGGAATAGATAAAATAGGCTTTGCGAGTGCCTCACCATTTGAAGAATTAAAACAGCGTTTAATTCAGCAGCAACAATTAAATTATCAGTCTGGATTTGAAGAACCTGATATTGAAAAAAGAACGAATCCACAGTTACTATTGCCAGGAGCAAAATCCATTATTGCAATTGCATTAGCGTATCCATCAAAGTTGAAAAATGCACCGTTAAGTAAACGAGGAGAAAGACGTGGTATTTTTTGCCGTGCTTCTTGGGGACAAGATTATCATCTTGTTTTGCGGGATCGCCTGCAAAAATTAGAGGCGTATTTAATTGAGAAGCTTCCTGATATAGAAGTGAGATCAATGGTGGATACGGGAGAGTTGAGCGATCGCGCTGTTTCGGAGCGTGCTGGTATTGGATGGAGCGGTAAAAACTGTTCTATTATTACGCCAGAATTTGGCTCCTATGTGTATTTAGGTGAAATGATTACGAACGTACCATTTCCGCCGGATCAACCAATAGAAGATCAGTGCGGAAGTTGTACAAAGTGTATTGATATTTGTCCAACTGGTGCACTTGTACAGGGAGGACAATTAGATTCAAAAAAATGTATTGCTTTTTTAACGCAAACAAAAGGGTTTCTCCCAGAAGAATATCGAGATAAAATTGGAAATCGTATTTACGGCTGTGATACGTGTCAAACAGTTTGTCCAAAGAACAGAGGGAAGGACTTTCATAACCATCTAGAAATGGAGCCAGATCCAGAGCTTGTTAAACCTTTATTAACTCCATTATTAACGATAAGTAATCGGGATTTCAAAGAAAAATATGGCATTATGTCTGGATCATGGCGCGGGAAAAAACCATTGCAACGAAATGCAATTTTAGCCCTTGCTCATTTCAAGGAAACCACAGCAATTCCTGATTTAATTGGTGTTATGAAAGAGGATCCAAGACCTGTAATTCGTGGTACAGCAGCATGGGCTCTAGGAAAAATCGGTGGTGAAGGTGTAGGAGAATCGATTGAAAAGGCAATGGAGCGTGAAAAGGATGAAGAAGTTCTTCATGAAATGAATCGCGGTCTTGAAATGTTAGCTGAGAAAAAACAGTAGATAATGCCTCTTTTTTTCATATTGTGTAATATGGAGGGAGAGGCCTATGTTGGTAAAGAAACAGCTTGAACAACAGATGCAACAATTTTTAGCTTATATTACAAATAAACGTGTAGGTGTCGATAAGATTCCTGCTGATTTACTACAAGTGTTACAACGAAAAAGAAATTTGTTTCAAAAACGTGATGCTGAAATTGTAAAAGCAACAGCAGACGTATCTTTTATAAGACAATTGAATAGTAAGCAATATCAAGAAGTAGATTATCAAGTTCATTTGAAGTATTTAGTTCATCATCATGAATTATTCTACATGGAAGAAGAACAATTAGAACGGCGTGTTTATCTGAAAGATGGGCGTATTGTAGAAGATAAAGATATTGCAGTGAAAGAAGAAAAGGTCCAAGGGGAAACGTTAGAGCGTGAGATAACGAAAGGAAAGTATGATTCGTATCAATATAATCGCTTAGAAGCTGTCAAATATGCGGAGCGTTGGTGGGATGATCGAAACCCGGCGTATCGTAATTTTCCTGATAATTGTACGAATTTTATTTCACAGTGTCTGCATATTGGTGAAACACCAATGACTGGGTATCCTAACATTCGTAAAGGATGGTGGCAAAGGGAGAATCAGTGGAGCTGGAGCTGGGCAGTTGCTCATTCATTTTATTGGTATTTATCAGGAGCTACAACAGGACTTCGTGCTAAAGCGGTAGAAAATCCGGAAGACCTTCTACTTGGTGATGTAATTGTTTATGATTTTGAAGATGATGGTAGATGGAATCATACAACAATAGTTGTAGCCAAAGATGCGGACGGCATGCCGCTTGTAAATGCCCATTCTGCTAATAGCCGCAGGCGTTATTGGAATTATGAAGATTCCAGTAAATATACACCACAAATGAAATATAAATTTTTTCATATTATTAATGGGTAGAGATTTTTCACTCAAGTGGTATAATACGTAGTAGACAAAAGATTGAGGTGAATATAACGTGGGAGTACATGTTGTTTTATATCAACCAGAAATTCCAGCAAATACAGGGAACATTGCACGTACTTGTGCAGCCACTGGAACAGAATTACATTTAATTCGACCACTTGGATTTTCAACGGATGATAAAATGTTAAAACGTGCCGGTCTTGACTACTGGCAGCACGTAAAAATTACGTATTATGATTCGATTGAAGAGTTTTATGAAAAAAATAAAGACGGTGAATTCTTCTATTTAACAAAGTATGGTGAAAAAGCACATACAGCGTTTGATTATAGTAAGGTAGAGAAAGATTATTATTTTGTATTTGGAAGAGAAACAAACGGATTGCCAGCAAACGTAATTGAAGAAAACTTCGATCATTGTTTACGTATTCCAATGACTGACAAAGTACGTTCTTTAAATTTATCTAATACAGCAGCGATTTTAATTTATGAGGCATTCCGCCAACAAAATTATCCAGGTTTAGATTTAGAGATTGTATATTAAAATTTAAATGTAATAGCAGACAAAAAGTGATGGGCTTAGGCCCATCACTTTTTGTTTGTACCTGGTTTATCATTATATCCTGAAGTGAAAATTGCAGTAAGAAATGTAAGTGAGACACCTAAAATTAATAATAATTTCATGTGAGACCTCCTTCTTCATATTTTATTTAAAATAATTTTGATCTGAAGTTTATGTAGATTCTATGGAAGTAAAGAAGATATATCCTGTAAGAATGGAGAACAAGTTCCCTAGTATTTTTATTATACCGAATTTTCTTTTAACTTTGGGGTGAAATTTATAATGTTTGTAGAAGATTTCATTTTGATTTAAAGAATGTTTAAGGACATCCTCGCATACCTTTTATAATAATCCGATTGAACAAGGAGATGGGGGAGGAGCTATAATGGATATTCTAAAGAAAATTGAACAGCATCGAGAAGCAGAAGAACGTTTACAATGGGAAGGTACGTTTGCGGAATATTTGGAGCTTGTTAAAGAACGACCATGGGTGGCTCAAACTGCACACTCTCGCATTTACAATATGATTAAAGATGCTGGCATTGAAGAAGTAGAGGGTAGAAAAAAATATAATTTTTTTAGCAATCAGCTATTTGGATTAGAAGAAGCATTAGAGCGTCTTGTGGAAGAATATTTTCATCCGTCTGCGAAACGTTTAGATGTTAGAAAACGGATTTTATTATTAATGGGACCAGTTAGTGGTGGGAAATCAACGTTAGTCACTATGTTAAAACGGGGATTAGAGACATACTCGCGTACAGATCGAGGAGCTATTTTTGCGATAAAAGGTTGCCCGATGCATGAAGATCCTCTTCATTTAATACCACATCATTTACGTGATGACTTTTACGATGAATATAGGGTAAGAATTGAAGGGAATTTGTCACCATTAAATGTGATGCGTTTAGAAAAAGAATATGGTGGAAGAATTGAAGATGTAATTGTAGAACGTATTTTCTTCTCGGAAGATCGCCGGACAGGAATTGGTACATTTAGTCCTTCAGATCCAAAATCACAGGATATTGCAGATTTAACAGGGAGTATTGATTTTTCTACAATTGCAGAATATGGTTCAGAGTCAGATCCACGTGCATACCGTTTTGATGGAGAGTTAAATAAAGCAAACCGTGGTATGATGGAATTTCAGGAGATGTTAAAATGTGATGAGAAATTTTTATGGCATCTATTATCTCTTACACAAGAGGGGAATTTCAAAGCGGGGAGATTTGCACTTATTTCAGCAGATGAATTAATTGTAGCCCACACGAATGAAACAGAGTATCGCTCCTTTATTTCTAACAAGAAGAATGAGGCGTTACATTCAAGGATTATTGTAATGCCGGTTCCATATAATTTACGAGTGAGTGAAGAAGAACATATTTATGAAAAGATGATTCATGAAAGCGATGTTGCCAATGTACACATTGCGCCGCACACACTTCGCGTCGCAGCAATGTTCACGATTTTAACACGCTTGAAGGATCCGAAGCGCCCAGATATTGATTTAATTAAAAAGATGCGTTTATATGACGGAGAAATGGTAGAAGGTTACAATGCAATTGATGTAGAGGAATTGCAGCGTGAATATCAGGATGAAGGTATGAGTGGTATTGATCCGCGTTATGTCATTAACCGTATTTCTTCTACTATTATTAGAAAAGAAGTACCATCGATTAATGCGCTTGATGTGTTACGTTCATTAAAAGATGGGTTAGATCAACATCCATCTATTAGTAATGAAGATCGGGAGCGCTATATGAATTTCATTTCATTAGCACGGAAAGAGTACGATGAAATTGCTAAGAAAGAAGTACAAAAAGCATTCGTGTATTCGTATGAAGAATCAGCTAAGACGCTTATGGATAATTACTTAGATAACGTTGAGGCATATTGCAATAAATCAAAATTACGTGATCCATTAACAGGTGAAGAAATGAGTCCAGATGAAAAGCTGATGCGTTCTATTGAAGAGCAAATTGGTATTTCAGAAAATGCA
This sequence is a window from Bacillus pseudomycoides DSM 12442. Protein-coding genes within it:
- a CDS encoding YebC/PmpR family DNA-binding transcriptional regulator; the encoded protein is MGRKWNNIKDKKASKDANTSRIYAKFGREIYVAAKQGEPDPESNQTLRVVLERAKTYNVPRTIIDRAIEKAKGGSEENYDELRYEGFGPNGSMVIVDTLTNNVNRTAADVRAAFSKNSGNMGVNGSVAYMFDATAVIGLEGKTADEVLEILMEADVDARDILEEEEAVIVYAEPDQFHSVQAALKDAGITEFTVAELTMLAQNDLTLPEDAQVQFEKMIDALEDLEDVQQVYHNVDLGE
- a CDS encoding transglycosylase domain-containing protein translates to MKERVLSRVNYHQKVSFNPITKFLYKAIILLLLLSCTLLFIGNVMIERSDISKLHVPAKLEVPESLAHAFIATEDKRFYHHNGLDYIAIVRASIENIKAGGVVQGGSTITQQLSKNAFLSNERTFSRKWKEVFYTKKIERTFTKDEILKLYVSNIYYGEGAWGIEKASKLYFGKTVNQLTLSESAMMAAVVKAPAYYSPAQNYDKAVERRNVVLKLMEREGYISHDEYVQAISEKLVIRHDIPTQHSLQKVAREKAVS
- a CDS encoding DsbA family protein, with the protein product MKSSNKIMALGIVFSIAVLIVIGTVAYSIINDKKDKGNEMFAYSTQQSLGKEDAPVKVVEFGDFKCPACRTWDTTVLPRLKEEYINKGKVQFYFINFPFIGKDSNLGAAAGEAIYKQDPESFWTFYDEIYQIQKKDTEEWITEELLLNTVKEKLPKVNIEQFKKDLHSKETQDKVRKDSDRAQKLKVQGAPSIYVNGNLSNPDYDSMKKAIDKELKK
- the queG gene encoding tRNA epoxyqueuosine(34) reductase QueG, with the protein product MNFEQLKQDVIAYSKTIGIDKIGFASASPFEELKQRLIQQQQLNYQSGFEEPDIEKRTNPQLLLPGAKSIIAIALAYPSKLKNAPLSKRGERRGIFCRASWGQDYHLVLRDRLQKLEAYLIEKLPDIEVRSMVDTGELSDRAVSERAGIGWSGKNCSIITPEFGSYVYLGEMITNVPFPPDQPIEDQCGSCTKCIDICPTGALVQGGQLDSKKCIAFLTQTKGFLPEEYRDKIGNRIYGCDTCQTVCPKNRGKDFHNHLEMEPDPELVKPLLTPLLTISNRDFKEKYGIMSGSWRGKKPLQRNAILALAHFKETTAIPDLIGVMKEDPRPVIRGTAAWALGKIGGEGVGESIEKAMEREKDEEVLHEMNRGLEMLAEKKQ
- a CDS encoding amidase domain-containing protein codes for the protein MLVKKQLEQQMQQFLAYITNKRVGVDKIPADLLQVLQRKRNLFQKRDAEIVKATADVSFIRQLNSKQYQEVDYQVHLKYLVHHHELFYMEEEQLERRVYLKDGRIVEDKDIAVKEEKVQGETLEREITKGKYDSYQYNRLEAVKYAERWWDDRNPAYRNFPDNCTNFISQCLHIGETPMTGYPNIRKGWWQRENQWSWSWAVAHSFYWYLSGATTGLRAKAVENPEDLLLGDVIVYDFEDDGRWNHTTIVVAKDADGMPLVNAHSANSRRRYWNYEDSSKYTPQMKYKFFHIING
- the trmL gene encoding tRNA (uridine(34)/cytosine(34)/5-carboxymethylaminomethyluridine(34)-2'-O)-methyltransferase TrmL; amino-acid sequence: MGVHVVLYQPEIPANTGNIARTCAATGTELHLIRPLGFSTDDKMLKRAGLDYWQHVKITYYDSIEEFYEKNKDGEFFYLTKYGEKAHTAFDYSKVEKDYYFVFGRETNGLPANVIEENFDHCLRIPMTDKVRSLNLSNTAAILIYEAFRQQNYPGLDLEIVY
- a CDS encoding PrkA family serine protein kinase is translated as MDILKKIEQHREAEERLQWEGTFAEYLELVKERPWVAQTAHSRIYNMIKDAGIEEVEGRKKYNFFSNQLFGLEEALERLVEEYFHPSAKRLDVRKRILLLMGPVSGGKSTLVTMLKRGLETYSRTDRGAIFAIKGCPMHEDPLHLIPHHLRDDFYDEYRVRIEGNLSPLNVMRLEKEYGGRIEDVIVERIFFSEDRRTGIGTFSPSDPKSQDIADLTGSIDFSTIAEYGSESDPRAYRFDGELNKANRGMMEFQEMLKCDEKFLWHLLSLTQEGNFKAGRFALISADELIVAHTNETEYRSFISNKKNEALHSRIIVMPVPYNLRVSEEEHIYEKMIHESDVANVHIAPHTLRVAAMFTILTRLKDPKRPDIDLIKKMRLYDGEMVEGYNAIDVEELQREYQDEGMSGIDPRYVINRISSTIIRKEVPSINALDVLRSLKDGLDQHPSISNEDRERYMNFISLARKEYDEIAKKEVQKAFVYSYEESAKTLMDNYLDNVEAYCNKSKLRDPLTGEEMSPDEKLMRSIEEQIGISENAKKAFREEILIRISAYARKGKRFDYNSHERLREAIQKKLFADLKDVVKITTSTKTPDENQLKKINDVVARLIDEHGYNSSSANELLRYVGSLLNR